Proteins encoded within one genomic window of Haladaptatus sp. QDMS2:
- a CDS encoding ester cyclase has product MAVPASENERILTRIATEVWSEGKMDVLKEVMADEVGGQLPGVGDLHTREDYERAVEAYRTAFPDFTVDIQELIPADDVVTMRYTVRGTHDGEMMGIAPTGNKAEMQGSAILRFKDGKVVEEWNYGDMSGLLQQLGAM; this is encoded by the coding sequence ATGGCTGTACCTGCGTCAGAGAACGAACGAATCCTCACACGAATCGCGACAGAGGTCTGGAGCGAGGGCAAAATGGACGTGTTGAAAGAGGTGATGGCGGACGAGGTGGGCGGGCAACTGCCAGGTGTCGGTGACCTCCACACCCGGGAAGATTACGAACGGGCAGTGGAGGCCTACCGCACTGCCTTCCCAGACTTCACGGTCGATATTCAAGAGCTAATTCCCGCAGACGATGTGGTGACCATGCGATACACCGTCCGAGGAACCCACGACGGGGAGATGATGGGCATCGCTCCGACGGGAAACAAGGCCGAGATGCAGGGGAGCGCCATCCTCCGATTCAAGGACGGGAAAGTCGTAGAGGAGTGGAACTACGGCGACATGTCCGGACTGCTCCAGCAGCTCGGTGCGATGTAG
- a CDS encoding 6-hydroxymethylpterin diphosphokinase MptE-like protein, whose protein sequence is MDYSTWSPVYHAILGDFGFPEAADETARDELAARTDPFDLDRLGFLAGATVAIAGAAPSLAGELDIAREADAVVAASTAADVLREAGIAVDLMVTDIDKNPETIRTLTREGTPVAVHAHGDNIPAIRAEVPTFVREHVLPTTQAAPVAPVENFGGFTDGDRAAFLADHFGAGALTFLGWDFDDPAVDPMKAKKLDWAERLLYWLERRRGEQFTILDGRREAIDTSDIPR, encoded by the coding sequence ATGGACTATAGCACCTGGTCTCCCGTTTATCACGCCATTCTCGGAGACTTCGGGTTCCCCGAAGCGGCCGACGAGACCGCGCGCGACGAGCTCGCTGCGCGCACCGACCCATTCGACCTCGACAGACTCGGCTTCCTCGCGGGGGCGACTGTCGCCATCGCTGGTGCGGCCCCGTCACTCGCTGGCGAACTCGACATTGCACGCGAAGCGGACGCCGTGGTCGCCGCCTCGACCGCCGCGGACGTTCTCCGCGAGGCGGGCATCGCGGTGGACCTGATGGTGACCGACATCGACAAGAATCCGGAGACGATTCGTACCCTCACCCGCGAGGGGACGCCAGTCGCGGTGCACGCTCACGGCGACAACATCCCTGCCATCCGCGCAGAAGTGCCGACGTTCGTCCGCGAACACGTCCTGCCGACGACGCAGGCTGCTCCCGTCGCACCCGTCGAGAATTTCGGCGGATTCACCGACGGCGACCGCGCCGCCTTTCTCGCAGACCACTTCGGGGCGGGAGCCCTCACGTTTCTCGGATGGGACTTCGACGACCCGGCCGTAGACCCAATGAAAGCGAAGAAACTCGACTGGGCCGAACGTCTGCTCTACTGGCTCGAACGACGGCGTGGCGAGCAGTTTACCATACTCGACGGGCGCAGGGAAGCTATCGACACGAGTGACATTCCGCGCTGA
- the folP gene encoding dihydropteroate synthase has protein sequence MQTVYAAGLGIGDDHPPRIMGVLNVSEESPYKPSVFDDPADAASYVDRELIDQGADIVDVGLESANKRFDVLSAQQELDRLDTAIEAIASVSGDAVFSIETRYHEVAEKGLQNGFDMVNDICGFADPKMPEICAEYDVAVAKMASPPDLTRPGAIEDVDDIYEALKMNGLTDKTIVDPAFGGWSEEKTLEDDRETFHRLREFRGLGQPILVSINRKNFLRDIAGRSTEDALAVSLAATSMAVERGAHVIRTHDVAETRDAALIGREFSRRRVRDDDLGVEELDVTTTREAARHLTRVGGDPGHAAESVTRVFELTDLQPEERAALTTAAADAGAVVAGSKGATLLIGTPRSLGQVSEAIPPEFGRLEAVCVEISDF, from the coding sequence ATGCAAACGGTCTACGCCGCCGGCCTCGGAATCGGGGACGACCACCCGCCGCGAATCATGGGCGTCCTGAACGTGAGCGAAGAGTCGCCGTACAAGCCAAGCGTCTTCGACGACCCCGCGGACGCGGCGAGCTACGTAGACCGAGAACTCATCGACCAGGGCGCGGACATCGTGGACGTGGGCCTCGAATCGGCGAACAAACGCTTCGACGTGCTCTCGGCCCAACAAGAACTCGACCGACTCGACACCGCAATCGAGGCAATTGCCTCGGTGTCGGGCGACGCCGTCTTCTCCATCGAAACGCGGTATCACGAGGTAGCCGAGAAGGGCCTCCAGAACGGCTTCGACATGGTCAACGACATCTGCGGGTTCGCCGACCCGAAGATGCCCGAAATCTGTGCGGAGTACGACGTCGCGGTGGCGAAAATGGCCAGTCCGCCCGACCTGACCCGCCCCGGTGCAATCGAGGACGTAGACGACATCTACGAGGCGCTGAAGATGAACGGCCTCACCGACAAGACCATCGTCGACCCCGCCTTCGGCGGGTGGTCGGAAGAAAAGACGCTCGAAGATGACCGGGAAACCTTCCACCGACTCAGAGAGTTCCGCGGCCTCGGGCAGCCGATTCTCGTCTCCATCAACCGCAAGAACTTCCTTCGGGACATCGCCGGGCGCTCGACCGAAGACGCGCTCGCGGTCAGCCTCGCCGCCACGTCGATGGCCGTCGAGCGAGGGGCACACGTCATCCGAACGCACGACGTGGCAGAAACACGTGACGCGGCGCTCATCGGGCGGGAATTCAGCCGCCGCCGTGTCCGCGATGACGACCTCGGCGTCGAAGAACTCGACGTGACGACGACCCGCGAGGCGGCGCGACACCTGACCCGCGTCGGCGGCGACCCGGGCCACGCCGCCGAGTCGGTCACGCGAGTGTTCGAGTTGACCGACCTGCAACCGGAGGAACGGGCCGCCCTGACCACCGCCGCGGCCGATGCGGGCGCGGTCGTGGCCGGGAGTAAGGGAGCGACGTTGCTCATCGGCACGCCCAGGTCGCTCGGACAGGTATCAGAAGCCATACCACCCGAATTTGGCCGACTCGAAGCCGTATGCGTCGAAATTTCTGACTTCTAG
- a CDS encoding SDR family NAD(P)-dependent oxidoreductase, which produces MTTGQFSVADRTALVTGASSGIGKVIAGRFADDGANVVICSRELDNVQPVADEINEGGDGTALAVECDVTDRDAVDALIEATVEEFDGVDVLVNNAGASFMAGFADISENGWKTIVDINLHGTYHCSQAAGEVMRENGGGVIVNVASVAGQMGAPYMSHYGAAKAAVVNLTSTLAYEWADDDVRVNCIAPGFVATPGVASQMGVTGEDIDRTAVKRRIGLSEEIADIAQFLASPASSYIVGETITAQGVPNIMETPDV; this is translated from the coding sequence ATGACGACGGGCCAGTTCAGCGTCGCAGACCGGACGGCCCTCGTCACCGGCGCGTCGAGCGGGATTGGGAAGGTAATCGCAGGTCGTTTCGCAGACGACGGGGCGAACGTGGTCATCTGCTCGCGCGAACTGGACAACGTCCAGCCGGTGGCAGACGAAATCAACGAGGGGGGCGACGGCACGGCGCTCGCAGTCGAGTGCGACGTGACCGACCGGGACGCGGTCGATGCGCTCATCGAAGCAACCGTAGAGGAGTTCGATGGCGTGGACGTACTCGTCAACAACGCCGGAGCCTCGTTCATGGCTGGCTTCGCCGACATCTCCGAAAACGGCTGGAAAACCATCGTGGACATCAACCTCCACGGCACGTATCACTGCTCGCAGGCCGCCGGCGAAGTCATGCGCGAGAACGGAGGCGGAGTCATCGTGAACGTCGCCAGCGTGGCCGGACAGATGGGCGCACCGTACATGAGCCACTACGGCGCGGCGAAAGCCGCCGTGGTCAACCTCACCTCGACGCTCGCCTACGAGTGGGCCGACGACGACGTGCGCGTCAACTGCATCGCGCCCGGCTTCGTCGCCACGCCGGGTGTCGCCAGTCAGATGGGCGTCACCGGCGAGGACATCGACCGAACCGCGGTCAAACGCCGAATCGGACTGAGCGAGGAGATTGCGGACATCGCCCAGTTCCTCGCGAGTCCGGCGTCGTCGTACATCGTCGGTGAAACCATTACAGCACAGGGCGTGCCGAACATCATGGAGACCCCAGACGTATGA
- a CDS encoding TIGR04024 family LLM class F420-dependent oxidoreductase — translation MTDVAYDVFLPVAAQPSVSSLVSYTQRAEELGYDRAWLPETWGRDAVTTLATIAHETEEIGIGTSIMPIYSRSPTLIGQTAATLQEVSDDRFRLGLGPSGPIVIEGWHGQSFERPLRYTRETIEIVKLVLAGEQVDYDGDIFNLGGFRLRCDPPETPPPVDAAGMGPKSVELAGRFADGWHALMMTEEGLKDRLEDLRKGAELAGKDPDDLRVSVSLGCCVLDDAEYARELARQHLAFYIGGMGTFYRDAVARQGWEDVATTVSTEWANRNKDAAMDAIPDELLDQLSASGSLEQARDTLDRFASIDGVDAINVSFPRAASAEEIEQTLEALAPDA, via the coding sequence ATGACTGACGTTGCCTACGACGTGTTCTTGCCGGTCGCCGCACAGCCGAGCGTGTCGTCGCTCGTGTCCTACACACAGCGCGCAGAAGAACTCGGCTACGACCGGGCGTGGCTGCCCGAGACGTGGGGCCGCGACGCCGTTACCACGCTCGCCACCATCGCCCACGAGACCGAGGAAATCGGCATCGGGACGAGCATCATGCCCATCTACTCGCGCTCGCCGACGCTCATCGGGCAGACTGCGGCCACGCTTCAGGAGGTTTCAGACGACCGGTTCCGTCTCGGCCTCGGACCGAGCGGCCCCATCGTCATCGAGGGCTGGCACGGTCAGTCGTTCGAGCGGCCGCTTCGCTACACCCGCGAAACCATCGAAATCGTGAAACTCGTCCTCGCCGGCGAACAGGTCGATTACGACGGCGACATCTTCAACCTCGGCGGGTTCCGCCTCCGCTGTGACCCGCCGGAGACGCCGCCACCCGTCGATGCCGCCGGCATGGGACCGAAATCCGTCGAACTCGCCGGGCGCTTCGCCGACGGTTGGCACGCGCTCATGATGACCGAGGAGGGACTCAAAGACCGCCTCGAAGACCTCCGGAAGGGCGCGGAACTCGCTGGCAAGGACCCAGACGACCTCCGCGTGTCCGTCTCGCTCGGCTGCTGTGTGCTGGACGACGCCGAGTACGCCCGCGAACTCGCCCGCCAGCACCTCGCCTTCTACATCGGCGGGATGGGCACGTTCTACCGCGACGCGGTCGCTCGACAGGGCTGGGAGGACGTAGCCACGACGGTTTCGACCGAGTGGGCGAACCGCAACAAGGACGCGGCGATGGACGCGATTCCCGACGAACTGCTCGACCAGCTATCGGCTTCAGGGTCGCTCGAACAGGCCCGCGACACGCTCGACCGGTTTGCGAGCATCGACGGCGTGGACGCCATCAACGTCTCGTTCCCGCGAGCGGCCTCAGCAGAGGAAATCGAGCAGACGCTCGAAGCACTCGCACCGGACGCCTGA
- the msrA gene encoding peptide-methionine (S)-S-oxide reductase MsrA encodes MTQSLATATFAGGCFWCTEAAFKELKGVTEVTSGYTGGETENPTYEEVCSGNTGHAEAIQVTYDTDQLSYIDLLRVFFTVHDPTTLNRQGNDVGTQYRSAIYYHDESQRERAEAVIDEIEASGTYDSPVVTEVEPLGTWYDAEEYHQDFYEKNPSQGYCSVTIPPKLDKVRKQFGELVKS; translated from the coding sequence ATGACCCAATCACTGGCCACGGCGACGTTCGCCGGTGGCTGCTTCTGGTGTACCGAAGCCGCGTTCAAGGAACTCAAAGGCGTGACCGAGGTGACCTCCGGCTACACCGGTGGCGAGACGGAGAATCCGACCTACGAGGAAGTCTGCTCGGGCAACACCGGCCACGCGGAGGCGATTCAGGTCACCTATGACACGGACCAGCTTTCGTACATCGATCTCCTGCGCGTGTTCTTCACCGTCCACGACCCGACGACGCTGAACCGCCAGGGCAACGACGTGGGCACGCAGTATCGCTCGGCCATCTACTACCACGACGAATCTCAGCGCGAGCGCGCCGAAGCCGTCATCGACGAAATCGAAGCCTCCGGGACCTACGACAGCCCGGTCGTCACCGAAGTCGAGCCACTCGGCACGTGGTACGACGCCGAGGAGTACCACCAGGACTTCTACGAGAAGAATCCGAGTCAGGGCTACTGTTCGGTGACGATTCCGCCGAAACTCGACAAGGTGCGAAAGCAGTTCGGCGAATTGGTCAAGTCGTAG
- a CDS encoding FAD-binding oxidoreductase yields MPHDCSFLSDVLDEPQVSFGESARNSHAGDWGTPEESRVVPDAVVFPEATADVSAVLEAANDRGVPVTPYAAGTSLEGNATPSHGGISMDLTRMNAVLDVRPDDFQIDVEPGIMGGAVDEEAAKYGLFFPPLPSSGDISTIGGMIANDASGMKTVKYGEVGDWVLELEAVLADGTVIETGSKAVKTSSGYNLKDLIVGSEGTLAVVTRATLELAGVPDQIRGGRAQFESLDDAAGAVFDAIRSGVDVATIELMDAESAMIANAYTGSNLPDAPMVFLEFHANHGIEEEIEFCKSIFEAHDVLRFEMAADEAAMADLWEARKDMAFALQSWDPDLTPLSPGDVTVPISKYPEIIEFAKRLAAEHDLLVPCFGHAGDGNVHYTVLVDDSDPEAVELGEKIYSNIVRRAIELGGTATGEHGIGLGKREYLDFEHGPETVEAMRAIKRALDPNDTLNPGKLFPETADGKRVRLEPN; encoded by the coding sequence ATGCCTCACGATTGTTCATTCCTCTCTGACGTGCTCGACGAGCCACAGGTCTCCTTCGGCGAGTCCGCCAGAAACAGCCATGCGGGTGACTGGGGAACGCCAGAGGAAAGTCGAGTCGTGCCCGACGCGGTCGTGTTTCCGGAAGCGACCGCCGACGTATCCGCAGTTCTCGAAGCCGCGAACGACCGCGGCGTGCCGGTGACGCCCTACGCCGCCGGGACGAGCCTCGAAGGCAACGCCACGCCCTCCCACGGCGGCATCAGCATGGACCTGACGCGGATGAACGCCGTCCTCGACGTCCGCCCCGACGACTTCCAAATCGACGTCGAACCCGGCATCATGGGCGGGGCGGTTGACGAGGAGGCAGCGAAGTACGGGCTGTTTTTCCCGCCGCTTCCCTCCTCCGGGGATATTTCGACCATCGGCGGGATGATTGCGAACGACGCGAGCGGGATGAAGACCGTGAAATACGGCGAGGTCGGAGACTGGGTTCTCGAACTGGAAGCCGTTCTCGCGGACGGCACCGTCATCGAGACGGGTAGCAAGGCAGTCAAAACGTCGAGTGGCTACAATCTGAAAGACCTCATCGTCGGCAGCGAGGGAACGCTCGCGGTCGTCACGCGGGCGACGCTCGAACTCGCGGGCGTCCCCGACCAGATTCGCGGTGGCCGCGCGCAGTTCGAGTCGCTCGACGACGCTGCCGGAGCCGTCTTCGACGCGATTCGCTCGGGCGTGGACGTGGCCACCATCGAACTCATGGACGCAGAGAGCGCGATGATTGCAAACGCCTACACCGGGTCGAACCTGCCAGACGCGCCCATGGTGTTCCTCGAATTCCACGCGAACCACGGCATCGAGGAGGAAATCGAATTCTGTAAATCTATCTTCGAAGCCCACGACGTATTACGTTTCGAGATGGCCGCAGACGAGGCAGCGATGGCCGACCTCTGGGAGGCGAGAAAGGACATGGCCTTCGCCCTCCAGTCGTGGGACCCGGACCTGACGCCGCTCAGCCCCGGTGACGTGACCGTCCCCATCAGCAAATATCCCGAAATCATCGAGTTCGCAAAACGCCTCGCCGCCGAACACGACCTGCTCGTGCCCTGCTTCGGCCACGCTGGCGACGGCAACGTCCACTATACCGTACTCGTGGACGACTCGGACCCCGAGGCAGTCGAACTGGGCGAGAAGATTTACTCGAACATCGTCAGGCGAGCCATCGAACTTGGGGGAACGGCCACCGGCGAGCACGGCATCGGACTCGGCAAACGCGAGTACCTCGACTTCGAACACGGGCCGGAAACGGTCGAAGCGATGCGAGCGATAAAACGCGCACTCGACCCCAACGATACGTTGAATCCGGGAAAACTGTTTCCCGAGACGGCAGACGGAAAGCGGGTGCGACTCGAACCGAACTAG
- a CDS encoding thiamine pyrophosphate-binding protein: MRDTTTGADYFVSALSHYGVTHLFGNPGTTELPIMEALADSDLDYVLGLHEDVAVGMAAGYASTRRYHGHHDDAVNPLGVVNLHVTPGLAHGLGNLYDAKMTGAPLLVTAGNHERDFRHEEPILSGDLTELADQFCKWSAEVLSVEALPTMLRRAVRVALTPPTGPVFLALPADVMQAKTDAEIERLGPIQNAGGGDPAQIERAADLLVEADEPVFVLGDHVARAGSQAVEAAVSLAEASGARVHGEMLSSEVNFPTDHDQWVSFLPPREGLGRMLMQTDTLVFVGCSTNTTILRHAEPLVSADTTCIHVSQDAWEVGKNQAADAAVVGDPGLVMDAITDRLGEVLDPDVAEQRRRKVQTLKQSLESTIEQMGEDPKEEGETRASKAQLVDAIREVAPDAYIVDEGVTSKYALLTRFPLEAEQYISNKGGGLGYGLPAAVGAALAESMRDQPRDVLGFVGDGSYLYYPHAIYSAARYDLDLTVVVSDNRNYRILKDNTVEMLGGDYDDHEFVGMDFEPAVDIAKNAESHGARGHLVETPDEIESALAEALDSSCTDVLDVLVHD, encoded by the coding sequence ATGCGTGACACGACCACCGGAGCCGACTACTTCGTCTCCGCTCTCTCACACTACGGCGTCACCCACCTCTTTGGCAACCCCGGAACGACCGAACTTCCCATCATGGAGGCACTCGCTGACAGCGACCTCGACTATGTCCTCGGCCTTCACGAGGACGTGGCGGTGGGGATGGCCGCTGGATACGCGAGCACGCGGCGCTACCACGGCCACCACGACGATGCCGTGAATCCGCTCGGCGTCGTGAACCTCCACGTCACGCCCGGCCTCGCCCACGGCCTTGGCAACCTCTACGACGCGAAGATGACGGGTGCACCGCTGCTCGTCACCGCCGGGAATCACGAGCGCGACTTTCGCCACGAAGAGCCGATTCTTTCGGGCGACCTCACCGAACTGGCAGACCAGTTCTGTAAGTGGTCCGCCGAAGTGCTCTCGGTCGAGGCCCTGCCGACGATGCTTCGTCGGGCGGTTCGGGTCGCGCTTACGCCGCCGACTGGGCCAGTGTTCCTCGCGCTTCCTGCCGACGTGATGCAGGCCAAAACGGACGCGGAAATCGAACGCCTCGGCCCCATCCAGAACGCCGGCGGGGGCGACCCAGCCCAAATCGAACGGGCCGCAGACCTGCTCGTGGAAGCCGACGAACCGGTGTTCGTCCTCGGCGACCACGTCGCCCGGGCGGGGTCACAGGCGGTCGAGGCCGCCGTCTCGCTCGCCGAAGCCTCGGGGGCGCGAGTTCACGGTGAGATGCTCTCCAGTGAGGTGAATTTCCCGACCGACCACGACCAGTGGGTGTCGTTCCTGCCGCCGCGAGAGGGCCTCGGGCGGATGCTCATGCAGACGGACACGCTCGTCTTCGTCGGGTGTTCGACCAACACCACGATACTCCGGCACGCAGAACCGCTCGTCTCCGCGGATACGACGTGTATCCACGTGAGCCAGGACGCCTGGGAGGTTGGCAAGAATCAGGCGGCGGATGCGGCCGTCGTGGGTGACCCCGGCCTCGTCATGGACGCGATCACGGATCGCCTCGGCGAGGTGCTCGACCCCGACGTGGCAGAACAACGCCGCCGGAAGGTGCAGACGCTGAAGCAGTCGCTCGAATCGACCATCGAACAGATGGGGGAGGACCCGAAGGAGGAGGGGGAGACGCGCGCTTCGAAGGCGCAACTCGTGGATGCAATCCGCGAGGTCGCCCCGGACGCGTACATCGTCGACGAGGGCGTCACCTCGAAGTACGCCCTGCTCACCCGCTTCCCGCTCGAAGCCGAGCAGTACATCTCGAACAAGGGCGGCGGTCTCGGCTACGGCCTGCCAGCGGCGGTCGGTGCGGCACTCGCAGAATCCATGCGCGACCAACCTCGTGACGTCCTCGGGTTCGTCGGCGACGGGTCGTACCTCTACTATCCACATGCTATCTACTCTGCGGCCCGGTACGACCTCGACCTCACCGTCGTCGTCTCGGACAACCGCAACTACCGGATTCTGAAGGACAACACCGTCGAGATGCTCGGGGGCGACTACGACGACCACGAGTTCGTCGGCATGGACTTCGAACCTGCGGTGGATATCGCGAAAAACGCGGAGAGTCACGGTGCACGCGGCCACCTCGTCGAGACGCCCGACGAAATCGAGTCAGCGCTCGCCGAGGCCCTCGATTCCTCGTGTACGGACGTACTCGACGTGCTCGTCCACGACTAG
- a CDS encoding RNA methyltransferase gives MSDLVVAVVDAKTPGNIGTIARGMKNFGLSDLYLVDPPYLGRDSEAYGFAGHARDDVLPNAREVSFDYLVENFHTVGTTAVTNEDETKHMRWPFKTPVELRESLKSVDTDTALIFGREGVGLTNEELARVDEVVSIPANAAYPVLNLGQAATIVLYELRDLGVDEFQLPASVHERAPEDEIEGFYGHFADFLEFINYPVEKRSKTQRMLRRLLGRAHPTGREIATLHGILRRARQRAEHPERADD, from the coding sequence ATGAGCGACCTCGTCGTCGCCGTCGTGGACGCGAAGACGCCGGGCAACATCGGAACCATCGCCCGAGGAATGAAGAACTTCGGCCTCTCGGACCTCTACCTCGTGGACCCGCCGTATCTCGGCCGCGATAGCGAGGCCTACGGCTTTGCCGGCCACGCTCGTGATGACGTGCTCCCGAACGCACGCGAGGTCAGTTTCGACTACCTCGTGGAGAACTTCCACACCGTGGGGACGACGGCGGTCACGAACGAAGACGAGACGAAACACATGCGCTGGCCGTTCAAGACGCCGGTCGAACTGCGCGAATCGCTGAAATCGGTCGATACGGACACCGCCCTCATCTTCGGGCGCGAAGGCGTCGGTCTCACGAACGAGGAACTCGCCCGCGTCGACGAAGTGGTCTCGATTCCTGCGAACGCGGCGTATCCCGTGCTCAACCTCGGACAGGCGGCGACCATCGTCCTCTACGAACTGCGAGACCTCGGCGTCGATGAGTTTCAGTTGCCCGCCTCGGTCCACGAACGCGCCCCGGAAGACGAAATCGAGGGCTTTTACGGCCACTTCGCGGACTTTCTCGAATTCATCAACTACCCCGTCGAGAAGCGGTCGAAGACCCAGCGTATGCTTCGGCGACTGCTCGGCCGCGCCCATCCGACCGGTCGCGAAATCGCCACCCTCCACGGCATTCTTCGACGGGCACGCCAGCGCGCAGAGCACCCCGAACGCGCAGACGACTGA
- a CDS encoding MBL fold metallo-hydrolase, translating into MTADPPAVHRIEFEVDWTPGHVAAYLLAGEQTVLFDAGTPGEAAHDELTAGLDAAGYAPANVDHLVITHPHIDHIGQTQTLVEAGATLHAPASVRRRFARDPDDLATVVTANARAAGTPEAQVDSAVEMSVRSLTRNRKLLAPDAVDDWVEPGDSVSIDDLEFDAIHAPGHQADHLCFETTLGGERAIFSGDMAIEPFRPVALHVGLDREIGDTIPAFYEALDRLSTREVDTVYPGHGPVHDDFAGAVGQSRRSLDRLEERVLEMLADGAETAVDVAARRSAEGRDLAYLLPESLGMLQSLERDGAVVSSVSGDVRRYEPAN; encoded by the coding sequence ATGACTGCAGACCCACCCGCCGTCCACCGCATCGAATTCGAGGTCGATTGGACGCCGGGACACGTCGCCGCCTACCTCCTCGCAGGCGAACAAACCGTGCTGTTCGACGCTGGAACGCCCGGCGAGGCCGCCCACGACGAACTAACCGCGGGCCTCGACGCCGCGGGATACGCACCCGCAAACGTAGACCACCTCGTCATCACCCACCCGCACATCGACCACATTGGCCAGACGCAGACGCTCGTGGAAGCGGGTGCAACCCTTCACGCGCCAGCGAGCGTCCGTCGGCGCTTCGCCCGCGACCCGGACGACCTTGCGACGGTCGTCACCGCGAACGCCCGCGCTGCGGGAACGCCCGAAGCACAGGTGGATTCTGCGGTTGAGATGTCGGTGCGGTCGCTCACCCGCAATCGGAAATTGCTCGCACCCGACGCGGTCGACGACTGGGTCGAACCCGGCGATAGCGTGTCGATTGACGATCTCGAATTCGACGCCATTCACGCGCCCGGTCACCAGGCGGACCACCTCTGTTTCGAGACGACGCTCGGCGGAGAGCGGGCGATATTCTCCGGAGACATGGCCATCGAACCCTTCCGCCCAGTGGCGCTCCACGTCGGTCTCGACCGCGAGATTGGCGACACGATTCCCGCCTTCTACGAGGCGCTCGACCGACTCTCGACGCGGGAGGTGGACACCGTCTATCCGGGCCACGGCCCGGTTCACGACGACTTCGCGGGGGCGGTGGGGCAGTCTCGTCGCAGCCTCGACCGACTCGAAGAACGGGTCCTGGAGATGCTCGCAGACGGCGCGGAGACGGCGGTGGACGTCGCCGCCCGCCGCAGCGCCGAGGGTCGTGACCTCGCCTACCTCCTGCCCGAATCGCTCGGAATGCTCCAGTCGCTCGAACGCGACGGCGCGGTCGTCTCGTCGGTTTCCGGGGACGTCCGCCGGTACGAACCCGCGAACTGA
- a CDS encoding HAD family hydrolase, with product MTEFDAVFFDIGGVLLDLSSVREGHDEFIRLLADAHDITDHDAAKAEWRGALSAYFSQTEGTDYRPAAAGYQHAVDELLGQAVPESAWKPLFEEATYGTIRPHDGAKETLAALDDAGVYLGVVSDVDDHEGKRILETLDLHAHFDHVTTSEAVGKKKPDQAMFQTALDHAGVSPETGLMVGDRYSHDMVGGREAGLTTVAYGANDGPAVDYVISDLREILRIVGVRE from the coding sequence ATGACCGAGTTCGACGCGGTTTTCTTCGACATCGGCGGCGTGCTTCTCGACCTCTCGTCGGTCCGCGAGGGCCACGACGAGTTCATCCGATTGCTCGCCGACGCCCACGACATCACAGACCACGACGCGGCGAAAGCCGAGTGGCGCGGAGCGCTCTCTGCGTACTTCAGCCAGACCGAGGGAACCGACTACCGTCCGGCGGCGGCGGGCTACCAGCACGCCGTCGACGAACTGCTCGGCCAGGCGGTTCCCGAATCGGCGTGGAAACCGCTGTTCGAGGAGGCAACTTACGGCACGATTCGACCCCACGACGGCGCGAAAGAGACGCTCGCCGCCCTCGACGACGCGGGCGTCTACCTCGGCGTCGTGAGCGACGTAGACGACCACGAAGGCAAGCGTATCCTCGAAACGCTCGACCTCCACGCCCACTTCGACCACGTCACCACCTCCGAAGCCGTGGGCAAGAAAAAGCCAGACCAGGCCATGTTCCAGACCGCGCTCGACCACGCTGGCGTGTCCCCCGAAACTGGCCTGATGGTCGGCGACCGCTACAGCCACGACATGGTCGGCGGTCGAGAAGCGGGCCTCACGACGGTCGCCTACGGCGCGAACGACGGCCCCGCGGTCGATTACGTCATCTCTGACTTGCGTGAAATTCTCCGCATCGTCGGCGTTCGAGAGTAA